One stretch of Halobaculum marinum DNA includes these proteins:
- a CDS encoding acyl-CoA dehydrogenase family protein, producing the protein MNTDLGLLDESLVPEHARDVKREAREFAQEHIAPVAQEHFEADDYPTEVLEAGQEAGLVGQDIPEQYGGRGFDIYEMLALAEEFYRADAGIGLTLMLASFGNELVYDYGTEEQCEEYVRPVAEGEQLSGLAVSEPQTGSDLAGMTTKAEKVEGGYEITGEKYWVGNAVEADWLTVYAKTGDSDDRYGNYSCFIVETDTDGYEAEHIPEKMGMRASKQGHIVMEDCFVPEENLIGAEGGGFYMLADFFNHGRVVVGGHGIGLAAAAIEEAWEFVHDREAFNRHISEFQSVQHDLADMITEFQAARSLNWRAAEKLANHEDAGLWAAMAKLKSTEMAVDCAERGMQLHGGRSILTERRIARVYRDVRIPVIYEGASEVQRNLVYRQSK; encoded by the coding sequence ATGAACACGGACCTTGGACTGCTGGACGAGTCGCTGGTTCCCGAGCACGCGCGCGACGTGAAGCGCGAGGCGCGCGAGTTCGCTCAAGAGCACATCGCGCCCGTTGCGCAGGAGCACTTCGAGGCCGACGACTACCCGACAGAGGTGCTGGAGGCGGGCCAGGAAGCCGGCCTCGTCGGGCAGGACATCCCCGAGCAGTACGGCGGTCGCGGCTTCGACATCTACGAGATGCTCGCGCTGGCGGAGGAGTTCTACCGCGCCGACGCCGGCATCGGCCTGACGCTGATGCTCGCGTCGTTCGGCAACGAACTCGTGTACGACTACGGCACCGAGGAGCAGTGTGAGGAGTACGTCCGCCCGGTCGCCGAGGGCGAGCAACTCTCCGGCCTCGCCGTCTCCGAACCGCAGACTGGCTCCGACCTTGCGGGCATGACGACGAAGGCCGAGAAGGTCGAGGGCGGCTACGAGATCACGGGCGAGAAGTACTGGGTCGGCAACGCCGTCGAGGCCGACTGGCTCACCGTGTACGCGAAGACGGGTGACTCCGACGACCGCTACGGCAACTACTCCTGTTTCATCGTCGAGACGGACACCGACGGCTACGAGGCCGAGCACATCCCCGAGAAGATGGGGATGCGCGCCTCGAAGCAGGGCCACATCGTCATGGAGGACTGCTTCGTCCCCGAGGAGAACCTCATCGGCGCCGAGGGCGGCGGTTTCTACATGCTCGCGGACTTCTTCAACCACGGACGCGTCGTCGTCGGCGGCCACGGCATCGGCCTCGCCGCCGCCGCCATCGAGGAGGCGTGGGAGTTCGTCCACGACCGCGAGGCGTTCAACCGCCACATCTCGGAGTTCCAGTCGGTCCAGCACGACCTCGCAGACATGATCACCGAGTTCCAGGCCGCCCGCTCGCTCAACTGGCGCGCCGCCGAGAAACTGGCGAACCACGAGGACGCCGGCCTGTGGGCCGCGATGGCGAAGCTCAAGTCCACCGAGATGGCCGTCGACTGCGCCGAGCGCGGGATGCAGCTCCACGGCGGCCGCTCTATCCTGACCGAGCGCCGCATCGCTCGCGTCTACCGCGACGTGCGCATTCCAGTCATCTACGAGGGCGCCAGCGAGGTGCAGCGCAACCTGGTGTACCGGCAGAGCAAGTAA
- a CDS encoding methyl-accepting chemotaxis protein: MVELATLFDLVGFLGFVGAAGYAVLNYRDAEVESGFWANYLLACVLGAGWTGVVLAEHAGVQWSVLDTLSVSLLTATVAAFAVGTSGTLSVVNDSKAARADAEREASAAREARQSAETAREESEAARVEMRELHDALTARAEAFGSSMRRAADGDLTVRLDPGDRDDALALVAESFNEMIDDLEALVADAGETATHVATTAQEVAAGADQIRTVSEGVSADVETVSASTAEQGDRLREAAGEMNQLSATVEEVASSADEVATVSRAAAERGEAGSEFAEDALDEMDAVEERATQAVDQVERLESEVSEVGAIVETISGIADETNLLALNASIEAARAGEEGDGFAVVASEVKALAEEASVAAADIERLVDDIRAATDGAAENMRATGEQVREGRETIDDALGALEDVSERIESADSGVQEINRATDSQATSTEEVVSMVEDAAIAGEESADTVDGVAAAAEEAAASTAQISDRAEGLSGLADRLTGRLEQFETESADGPDPTADPFDTPAVADGGERHAGDD, encoded by the coding sequence ATGGTCGAACTCGCCACGCTGTTCGACCTCGTTGGCTTCCTCGGCTTCGTCGGCGCCGCCGGCTACGCCGTCCTCAACTACCGCGACGCCGAGGTGGAGTCCGGCTTCTGGGCGAACTACCTCCTCGCGTGTGTGCTGGGTGCCGGCTGGACCGGTGTCGTGTTGGCCGAGCACGCCGGCGTGCAGTGGTCGGTGCTCGACACGCTGAGCGTGTCCCTGCTCACCGCGACCGTGGCGGCGTTCGCCGTCGGCACCTCCGGCACCCTGTCGGTCGTGAACGACTCGAAGGCCGCCCGCGCGGACGCAGAGCGGGAGGCGTCGGCGGCACGCGAGGCGCGCCAGTCCGCCGAGACCGCTCGCGAGGAGTCCGAGGCGGCGCGCGTCGAGATGCGCGAACTGCACGACGCGCTGACGGCGCGCGCGGAGGCGTTCGGCTCGTCGATGCGCCGCGCGGCCGACGGCGACCTCACGGTCCGACTCGACCCCGGCGACCGCGACGACGCACTCGCGCTCGTGGCGGAGTCGTTCAACGAGATGATCGACGACCTCGAAGCACTCGTCGCCGATGCCGGCGAGACCGCCACCCACGTCGCGACCACCGCCCAAGAGGTCGCCGCGGGCGCCGACCAGATCCGTACGGTCAGCGAGGGCGTCAGCGCGGACGTCGAGACGGTGTCGGCGTCGACCGCCGAGCAGGGGGACCGCCTCCGCGAGGCCGCCGGCGAGATGAACCAACTGTCCGCCACCGTCGAGGAGGTTGCCTCCTCGGCGGACGAGGTGGCGACCGTCTCCCGGGCGGCTGCCGAGCGCGGCGAGGCCGGCAGCGAGTTCGCAGAGGACGCCCTCGACGAGATGGACGCCGTCGAGGAGCGTGCCACCCAGGCCGTCGACCAGGTCGAACGGCTGGAGAGCGAGGTCAGCGAGGTCGGCGCCATCGTCGAGACGATTTCGGGAATCGCCGACGAGACGAATCTGCTCGCGCTCAACGCCTCCATCGAGGCGGCCCGTGCGGGTGAGGAGGGCGACGGCTTCGCGGTCGTCGCCAGCGAGGTGAAGGCGCTCGCCGAGGAGGCGTCCGTCGCCGCCGCGGACATCGAGCGCCTCGTCGACGACATCCGCGCCGCCACGGACGGCGCCGCCGAGAACATGCGTGCCACCGGCGAGCAGGTGCGCGAGGGGCGCGAGACCATCGACGACGCGCTCGGCGCGCTGGAGGACGTCAGCGAGCGGATCGAGTCCGCCGACAGCGGCGTCCAGGAGATCAACCGCGCCACGGACTCGCAGGCGACCTCCACCGAGGAGGTGGTCTCGATGGTCGAAGACGCCGCCATCGCCGGCGAGGAGAGCGCCGACACCGTCGATGGCGTCGCCGCCGCCGCCGAGGAGGCGGCGGCCTCGACGGCCCAGATCTCCGACCGCGCCGAGGGGCTGTCGGGGCTCGCAGATCGGCTCACGGGTCGCCTCGAACAGTTCGAGACCGAGTCCGCAGACGGCCCCGACCCGACCGCCGACCCGTTCGACACACCGGCGGTCGCCGACGGCGGCGAGCGCCACGCTGGCGACGACTGA